In Oryza sativa Japonica Group chromosome 2, ASM3414082v1, the following are encoded in one genomic region:
- the LOC107276847 gene encoding uncharacterized protein, translated as MHPPLTLHRHPMCAEIIEEFQKCHLDHPVKKFFGECTDLKIKLDRCFRQEKALKRKANFEESKKFKEQLLAYKREIAETNQE; from the exons ATGCATCCCCCTCTGACATTGCACAGGCATCCTATGTGCGCTGAG ATTATCGAGGAGTTCCAAAAGTGCCATCTGGATCACCCTGTGAAGAAGTTCTTCGGAGAGTGTACAGACCTTAAAATCAAGCTAGATCGCTGTTTCCGACAAGAG AAAGCTTTGAAGAGGAAGGCTAACTTCGAAGAGAGCAAGAAATTCAAAGAACAGCTACTTGCCTACAAGAGGGAGATTGCAGAGACAAACCAGGAATGA